AAACCTGATTTCCGCCATTTTGGCCAGGCAAGCAAACATGGGCTACCTCTCCCATTTCGTGTCCTAATTTCAGGATGTTCATTTGGCGGTCCCTGCTTCATCTCCCAGAAAATCACTTGGCCTTCAGCAGCTTGTTGGATAAAGGGACTCATTCAGCATTTGTGCACCTTCAGAGCGAATATCCTATTAAGAgcaggaaactcttgagagtcttgCAGAGGTAAATGTGGGAATGTCTCGGGGTGTTAAGGGGTTGGGTGGCGAAGGGGAGCCTTCCGGTATTTCAGTTCAATGACCAGTTGACTGTACATAGGGGGCAGCCTCATTTGGAGCCAGACCAATCCATCTGTCTTGAAAGTGCCACCATGAAGAGTTTTGGGTAGGATTTTCCCCCCTAAACCTACCGAGAAATGCCAGGAGTTGACCCTGAGATCTTCTGTATACAAATCATACACTCACATGACTGAGCTACTCCCCTGCTATTGTTCTGTTTATGTATGCATGATCTTTGCAACTGCTTGACTCATGATGCTATACAAGATTTGAATTCAGCTCCCCCTGAGGAGTCACCCGTTTTGGTATACTGTAGCATACATTTTGGAAAATGTGTGCAATGGAAAACAGTTTGTTGCAAGTTCTTGTTCGTTTCTTAGATTTGTATACCTCCCTTCAATATGAATATTCTTGAGGTTGCTCACCGTAATGAAGATAACACAGTAGAATTAAGCAGTTCAGTAGTAGAAGTTTAAAACAGCAACTTAAAATGGGGCTAGCCGAAGACCTGATCTGTATATGTGGTAAGAGTTATGGGTAAAACAGAATTCACCAGTTCAGATTGCAAGGGAAGagattactgtatatttttgaaGGGTCCATTGTGTTAAACATCCCTTCAGACAGGAAAGCTGTTAGGTTTGGGGCCGTCAAACATTTGCTAAGCAACTGCTTCTCTCTGCATATAGGACACTGTCTGCACTAGCTCACTGGTCTACCATCTTTGGTGAGATGCCCTACATCCCTCTGCTGGCCTTTCCATTTGTCAAACTCTTTCAGAACAATCAGCTCATCTGCTTTGAGGTGGTTGCTACAGTAATAGGTAATGAAAATTTCAGAGTAATGGAATGTAATATCATGAAGGAGAAGGATATGGCTGGTTGGAATACTATCAGATCACTATGACAAAGAGCAGGCTGAAAACAAGAGTCAGCAACTAATTCACATGGTTCAAAGGCCACCAGTCCCTCTATCCAATCTTGCCTGAGCCAGAAGACTCTCGGACCTTACAGGATATTTCTGAGGCACTAAGAAATCAAAGCCAGAAACCTTCTGCTTTCTTACAGTCATAGGCAAAGACCAGTGTACGCTCTATAGCATGCATACTCTATAATGTGTGTAGCTAGTAGTCAAAGAGTAGGAGATTGGATTTATTGTCAAGGCAAGACCCCAGTAGTTCAAAAGACTTCACAGAAAGGCCCATATTGGAGGGGGGAGTTCAGTATTCTTTATCCCTATGGTTTGTCCACTAACATCTTGTGCCTGAATTTGCCATTTGTGGGATAAAGCACAAGATGTATAATTCACATGTTGTTGTTGAGTAATCAAATGAGATTTTGCtggtttcctcctttccttcctttcagttAATTGGTGTCAACACTGGTTTGAATTTTTCCCCAACCCTCCAATCAATGTCCTCAGTATGGTGGAAAACATTTTGGCACATCATGACAAAGAACTGCTTCAGCATTTCATGAATTACAATATAACATCACAGGTAAAGAGATGGTCAACTTAGCTATGAGGACAGTGAGACCGGTACTCCACAGAGTGGTAGCAGAGAAGTTACCCAGAATAAGACGAGTAGAGCAGTGTCATCAGCTGAAGTTCAGTTTCACCGAAGGGacttttaaaatggctttaatGTATTTCTCCCTTACCTTGGTCCAGCTCGTGCTGTAGGACAGAAATTATGCTTCATAGGAATTTGTATGTTGGTCATTTTTGCTCTGCTGCTGTGTTTATACTAATTTTCTCCATATAAATGTATCAAAATGTCCTGTGTCTTGGCTGCTTCTGGGATTTcagtttttccccttcctcttagTGACCTATAATTCAAATGTACACAGTTTCTTAAACTTCCTCATGACATATAAAGGATTTTCGAGCAGATGGCCTGAAAAAAGTTCTCTCGGATGGGAGGTTGAATGTTATTCTACAACCCCAATCCTCAAACAGTTTTCTTCGAATAGTATCTTGGGCATTATCTGGAAgtaacagaatacagtggtgcctcgcttaacaagcgcactgtttaacgaagaatccgcatagcaaccCATTTTTTGGgttcgctaatgcaatcgcattgatgtttagataggctaaacatcgcattgcgatcatttctgcacccggcggccattttgggaacagctgattggcggttccaaaatggccgccgggtgcagaaaatggccgcccacctgctgcttaccgagggcgcgaaaatggcggcactatggagaaacttcgcagaacggtgagtttaagagccataggaacgcattaaactaagtttaatgcgtttctacggcgtttttcgttccgtatagcgatgtttccctatagcgacggttaatccgtaacagattaacctcgctatgcggggcaccactgtatagcaaaatTTAACTCTGAGTGAACCAGGCTTGGGCTGTTCATTCCTTTGCTCAGACAACGCGTGGGAAAATGAGTCACTGTTTCTTTAAATCAAATGGCATTTGTATCCTACGTTtcttttaatgtacagtatttcctgaACCTATTTTGGGAAATAAAGAATGTATTGATTCATGtgtttaaactatttttatcctGCCGTTCAGCCAGAAAGACTCCCAGAGTGGCTTACAATACAGGGCAGTCCCTGCCTGCAGGCTTCCAATCCAAAATAAACCACAGGGAGTGAAAAtgttgagggaagaaaaaaaacacaagctcgGGCACCAGTGTTAAATGCTGCGTGGTTGACGTtacacaggaatccaaatccttTTTGATTTCATTCATCAAGCCATTCACCGAATGATAATTTGGTCCTCAAGCCCAGTCATGAGCACAGTAgaaaaacccaaaccctaactGCCGAATTAACAATCCCATAGCGGGTGGCAAAGCTGCTGACAGCACCGTGATCCCGGTTAATGTTAAACCGCTTGGAACAGTGCAGAGATCGGATCGGAGCTGTGCTTCCCACCTCTCTCGGTTGCAGATCTGCCCTGGTTTCTAGAGTTCTAGCTTCCCTTTGGTTATTCCTAATATTCAAACAAGCCTTTAATAAacatgagccatcaagtcagtcCTAACTTATGGGAACCCTTTTCAGAGCTTTCCAGGCAGAGAGTATTTAGAAggggtttaccatccccttcctcCGGGAgcgccctaggactgtgcagttggcccaaggccacacaggctggctctacttgcaggaagcacaaTGTGGATttaaacctctggctccatagccagatacctaaaccattgactAGTCAGCTAAACAGGGCTTTAGCGGCTGACTTTTCTTCTCATGCATCTTTGAATAAGTGTGCCATATATCTCTTagactgctatatttttaaatttctcttttaatattttatgtttattattattgttgttgttgttgttgatgttgatgttgttgttattattgttgttattattgttattattattacctatTAGGTTTATGCTTGGCCACTTCTGGAAACCATGTTCTCTGAGGTTTTGACGAGGGAAGAATGGCTAAAAATGTTTGATAATGTCTTCTCTAACCACCCTGCCTACTTTCTGATGGTGGTTGCTGCGTACGTTATCTGTTCCAGGGCTCCTTTACTTCAGTGTAATCAGAAAGAGGACTTTGAGGTAAGGGCCATGCTGTTTGAGTTTGGCATGAACATTTATATCTGTGGGACCTAGTTCACTCTCAGGAAAGACAGAAATATGTTGCGTTGTAGCAACAGCCTCAAAGTAAAAGCAGTATGTTGTTTGCCACTGCCACAAGAAATCCGGGACTTGGAAGCGTGTGTGCAAAAGTAGTAAGTGGGACACCATATTTCTTATTTTTAGCATAAGGTAGGGTGGGCAGAGTTCAGAACTCCAGCGCCACAcataaaaaggaaagggaaaattcaacaactactgtattttattcgcgaaggctttcacggccaggatctaatggttgttgtgggcttttcgggctctttggcctgttctgaacgttgttattcctaacgtttcggccacagagtgctgtcctctgaagatgccggccacagagactggtgaaacgttaggaagaacaaccttcagaacacggccaaagagcccgaaaaacccacaacaaccaactactGTATTTCTTGTACCCTCTAGTGCGGCAGCTGTGCTGTGTTTCTCCCACACAGGCTCCTGTTTCAGACCAAGAGATTCACAACTAGAAGTGACTTCTGATTATTTCCGGTTCTGTAAAAAGAGTGTTTATGCTGAAAACAGGTTGCAGGGCCAACAGTGTGGCAAAACTGTCCTTCCTGTGTGTCTACTGGAAACACCATGTTGTATGGTGAGAGACATGGGAGGCTttagagcagcagttcccaacctttttaaccccatggGGGGAAGGCAAGGCACTCCCTGCGCTCGTGCACATGCATGATGGAGCGGGCGTGCTCTCACATGGGCAGGCGCTCGCATGCGCAAAGAGCAGCATGGGGCAAAAGGGCACTCGTGTGCGTGAAGGGGTAGGGGAGTGCTTGTGCGGGCACAGGtgcgtgtgcatgcgcaaagagGCTGGGggggtctgtctctgcagcccggtctggctcaggccacggaccggcaccaggccattggccgggggttggggacctctgctttagaggGTGCTAGAAGTGGGACAGCCCTCCAAGGTTCAGACCTTTGGAAATTGTCCAGTTTGATTTAGATGGTAGAAATCTTTGGAAAAAAGCTGTGTTCCTTGAttcaggagattttggagatttTGAACAACATTCAATCAGATCACTTGTCACACATTTTattccttttcctgttttctccccCCAACTGTGATCCATCCTTCTTTCATGGCAGTATTTTTTCCATCATCGTAACAACCTGGACGTCAGTGTGGTGATTAAAGAAGCCTACCACCTCATGAACTGTACCCCGGCAGAGATCCACCCACGCCATATGCTGGAGGATTTTGTGCCGCTAACCAAGGGGCAATACCCGATATTTAACAAGTATCCCAAGTTCATTGTGGATTATCAGTCTCAGGAACGGGAACGAATCAGACAGGATGAAATTGAGTACCTGCGAGAAAGGTATTGATGGCAACCGAGCATTGGAGCATGTAGAGGAGAGGGCTGAGGCAGCCTGTTTCCATGGCAAGAGTAAAGAGTAACTCAGGTTATATCCTAAAATGGGATGTGAATTAAGAAACTAGAATTCCAGATAAATTGGATAAAATGATCTGATCCGGTCTTGCAAAGCAGAATCCGACTGCATACATGCCCACATACATTCGTAGGTCAAGATccaaaatattatatatttatgtGTTGTGCATATTTATTGGCTAGTATTTTGTTGTCTAAATGCAGAGTGGAAAGGAAATCCTATAATTGTTCCGCCTGGCTCTGCATCATGGGGCCATTTTCACACTGGTTTACCACATCAGTGACACAGCTGGCCACCAAACTGTGAGCCTGTCAGAGCTGGAGAGGTGCTTAGGCTGTTTGCCCTCTGCTCTGCATTCAGGCAATGAGATACTAGCCACTGTCGTTTAAATGGTGCCGAAACTGTTTCGagattgtttttttaacattgtttatacatgtattttaatgtaaCCCAATTAGAGATGTTGTTCTACCAAGTGGAAGACAAACCCTATCAATAAATAGGGCAGCAGCAGAACCAAAGAGGCATATCTTGCTCCACACATCCAGCCTGGTCTGTTCAGGAGGTTCTTTGCAAATCTTATCTATGAACCAGTCCAGAGAGTTCAAGGAAAGCAACTACAAAGCATTCCAGAATTTAAATGCTCTGCCCATTTGGGTCATCCTCTCTCTGAATTACATATacagcctggaagcaggtggaATCATGATTACAGTCCACTGTAGCCAGAATCCTACCGGTTGTTTACAGAAGCACACAAGAGAATGCAGAAGTTGCCATCGTTAATGGCAGCGTACCGACAAGATGCTGCTATGTGTGGCCATGGCAGTGTCTGCATTTCCTCTTCATGTGCCAGAATCCTGTATCCTGCATGCAAATATACATTGCATAAATGGTTTTCACAATTTTCTGGCCATCTGTTGTGCACTCAGGCACACAATCAAGTGCATGAGCGGGGCGTGTCCATGCACAACAACCAGCCAGAACGATTGTTCATATCAGTCATGCCAATTTGATTTACAGTGTGTAAACCTAACATGACCGGAGCACATACTAACCAGTACTAGTAGCCAAAATGGTATTATCTAAAAGTGAAATCAAATGTTATTTCCTGCTTTGAGTGGGGACAGTAATGGGCTCGCTCAAAGATCTTCAAGCTGTATGGAATTTTTCTTTACAGACAGTTGGTTCATGAGATGGAAGCAAAAGCCATTGAACGAAGAGTGGAGGACGATGCTTGGTATCGGAATCAGGAGCTCCTACATGAGGCTGAGGAGCAAAGGCGGAAGATTTTGCTTAAGGAAGAGGAGAAACTAGCGGAACAAAGGCGGAGGTATGCTCTCTTGTGCGTTCTTTAGTCCTGCATGCAGACATCTTCAAGGAAGCTAAccttttttttctgcatggattGGAATTAGCTTCGTGTTATGCAAAATGTAGATTGCCCATCTGGAATACAATTAGAAAGCATTCTCCCTTATTGGGTCACACAGTCCATGGTTAAGGAGCAGCAGATGCCAAAACCTTTCCATCATGTTTTGTCATGGCTCCGCTGCCAAAGGTTCATTTGTTCTTGCCTTTCTTCATTCAACTTGCGCCTTGGGGTTCGAAGGCTCGCGGCCGTGAAGCGGGAGCTGAAAGTGAAAGAGCTGCAGTTACTGGAAGCGGCAAGGAGGCGTTTCCTGAAATATCAGCAAGACCAGCGGGAAGTGGAGCTCAAGCGGCTTGATGATGAAATTGCAAGAAAGGTAACCTCTTAACTCTGAAGTAGTAAGCGCAGCGCTGCCGAGAGTGCCAGCGTTTCTGCGGGAGTCCGCTTAGTGAATTGTCGTCTTTCCCTGCTTATTATCCAATATGGAAACTTCTCATTTCTCTTCTGGTGGAGGTGTTGAGGCTTTGTCTTGCCAGCTGTGTGGCATTCTGATATCTAAAATTGGCTATACGGCTTCCCCCACTATGAACACTCTCAATATATgctatacactggtgcctcgcttgacgacgttaattcgttccagcgaaattgctgtagagtgaaaacgtcaagcgaaataaaaagcccattgaaatgcattgaaaactgttcagtgctttccaatgggctgaatacctgcttgtccagcaaagctcctccatatggcggccattttcgggtgcctgttaagcgaaaaatgcctcctaaaaacagcggggagccattttgagcagccggcggccattttgtaagcccgacaatcagctgtcttgatcatcataatgcgaagaattggttcccaaagcagggaaccgatcgtcgcaaagcgaaaaaaccccattaaaacattgttttgcgattgcaattgcgctcacaaaaacatcatcgtgaagcagattcgtcgttatatgggaTAATCGTTAAGCAGAGCACGACTGTATTGATACAGTCTTTTGGCTACAAAAGTAAAAAATGCCCCTGGCTCTGTTGGCATGACTTTTACTCATCTGCTCTAGGCATTGATGAGAGAGGAGGAAACAGCAGCTACCGTTCAAGATGTGGAAGTGCGACAGATGGAGCTTGAATCCCAAAGGCGGCTTTTCGAACAGGTGCGGCACATGATGGGGTATTATCTAGGAAATGCAGTTTTAGGCTTTTCACCCCGGGTTATACCTTGCCCCTGCGCTGCACAGCTAGTTTAAAGGAGGACACCATGCCTGCCAAGAAGAGGTTTGATTCTGCTTGGGGAGAAAATGATCTTGGTGCCAGCAGGTTGCTTAAAGAAAGGATTTCCAAAGTGTTAGTCCTGCCCCTTGTCGCAAAAATAGGTGACTTTGGCCCGTTATAACCAGGGGTGAGCAACATAATGACTATAGATTACCTGCTGTGCCGCCAACCATTTTAccagcacaaacacacacaccattgaaTTTGCTGCCACAGTGATGGTAGCAAAGGAAGTACAGTTTTTCCTTGAAATTTCTCACTGTGGCACCAACTTTCAGCAGCACCTTGCTAGCACAAGAGCATTTTAACATACACTGTCAGTTTTGTGAGGAGCACAAATTGATTTGTAAGCCAAACTGTGTTCCCACAAGCTTCCTGGAAATGCTGAGCAGGGCATttgactcaatggtcttatagagatcccttccaactcaatgattctgtgTTTCAGAACAAGACGTGCAGACCCCATGAAtgttcttttaaagcaaaacagtgtttgttttaaaattggttggggtttttttatgaCCATGGCGTGTTACGGGGTTTCAGCAAGACAGGATTGGTAACATGATACCCCCACCCTGGCAAGTTACCTGTCCTGCAACATATTTATAAGTTTGTTAAAGAAGGGAGTAGAGGAAAGGGTTTGCAAAGAGATTTAAATAGGAGAATCAGCCCAGCGATGCTGTGATTAACTAACATGCACCAACACCATGTAGATGAATATGTAGTTCCAATGCCCACTCTTTGGGTAACTTCAAACGTGCTATCAAAGAGAACCTATGACCGCATATCACATCAGATGGAAGCAAAGTCTTCCTAACCAGTCGTGTCATGTTGAATGACTACCTCTCCAGTTAGGGGCAGCTCGCCTCCATCTGATCTGATATTTGGGATCAGGAACCAGTAAATATTCCACACCGGTCTCTTCACCAgacttggtaaaggtaaaggttccccttgacaatttttgtccagtcgtgtccgactctagggggcggtgctcatccccgtttccaagccatagagccagcgtttgtccaaagacaatctttccgtggtcacatggccagtgcgacttagacacggaacgctgttaccttcccaccgaggtggtccctatttatctactcgcatttgcaggctttcgaaccgctaggttggcaggagctgggacaagcaatgggcgcttactccgtcgcgtggattcgatcttacgactgctggtcttttgaccctgcagcacaggcttctgcggtttagcctgcagcgccaccatacTTGATACCACagttatctctgtttttttccatttgtcaGAAACTTGTCAAAGAGCAAGAAGCCACAACACGGGAAGTCAAAGAAGAGCTGGATACCAGCCGGAGGAAAGCTGATCTCGAGGAACGCTTGGTCCAGAGGCTCATTGAAGCTGATCAGGATGGGGAACAGAGAGCTCAGCAAGTAAGAACCTGCAACTCACAAGATACCCTtacttgtttttcagttttgtgcTGAGATGCTCTTAAGTTcttcctgttgcttttttttaaagtttgctgaTGGAACATGGGCTTTTCCTTCTAAGATTAGAGAAAATTACTGATAATTGCAATTatacacaaaataaacaaaagtatTGGGGTCACTGGATCTACCCCGAATAAGTAGGTATAAGTCTGCAGCCTTAAATTCCAATGCCGTATGCCATAGACCTAGGGTGGGCAACCTGTAAATCATGGACTGTATGCAGCCCTTCTTGACACTCCAGAATAGGTTCTCATTGGTTTCGTTCTCCCTGTTCTGTTGGTTCCCATAGCAACAAGGGTCTTTGGGTTACTCTTttcttgtttcattaaaaaagggTTCTGAAGAGGCCATTCGGGAGGGTAGCTTGATGGCAGGGTAGAAACTTTGCAAACAGAAGATTCTAATTGCAGTCCCTGGCATCTGTCATTTAAAGGATCAGGTAGCACATGActaagcagttgcagatcccTCTCTGATATTCCTGAGGACTTCCTACCAGTCCAAGGTAGACAGTACTGTGAACTACAGGAAAAAACGACATGGTACATATTGATATTATTGATCTTGGAACTTTTCCAGGTTGAGCATTTGTTCTTCTAGAAATGATAGGCTTTCCACTGATCTTACCGATACTTTTCTTACCATCCATATGACGTTAGATTGTGTTGCATAGTACAGTGCTATTTCCTATGACTTTTTGCTCTTTCTAGTATTTGCTGAATATGCTTTATTTATAGTATGACCTTGTTTTAGGGTGAAGTTTGGAGCTATGATGCTACTGTTGAAGGTGATGTCTATAGTGAGAGCTTTCTGGTCAGAAACAATAGCTGCAGCAGAGAAACTCAAGCaaggcaaccaggccactctgggtggctaacaagataacacaatatcaaaacacaataaaaataaactaaaacataCATTCattcaaacaaatacaataaccaacgggataaattaaaacagatggctatgaaagtggtaaaaaggatgatgaaagggtgGTAAAAAGGATGGTAAGAGGGAGGCTAAGATCTCAAAAACATCCCTGATTGCTCTCTAGTTGGCAACTAAGGACGTGTTTTTTGATAAGTGGGTATTAttcggtttgtttgtttttctttttgtgcatGTAAAGATTTTAAATCTgaaaattttaattatttcaacTTTGGATTTTTGATGTTAATTTAGTTAACTCTTTtttggtttcatttattttttaattcatgctgtGGGATACTTTGGGTCTTGCTctagaggaagacccaatataaGTGAAATATTATAAATAACTCAGTAGCCTATGAGGAGTTTTTACTGAtccaaagggactgggcaactaGCTGTTTATGAGCCTGGGGCCTCCTGAAAAAGGAATGTGTGCAGAGTCCCACAAATCAATCTCTCCCTGACAAGCTCTGTCTGACCATAGATGGTTGAAGAATGTTTGGCCAAAGCCAGTCAAGAGCAGATCGACACAGATTGGCAAACTCAAGCTCTGCGAAAGCAAAGATTGGACGACATGGATCGTGAGGTACATTATCGAGAAATAGCAAAGCTCCTCCATGAGAGCAGAGCCACAGAGGCCGGACTCCTTGATGCAATGAAAGCAGAGGAAGCCAGAAAGGTGAGTGCCGAAAGGTAAATTTGAGCATCCATCTGCTTTAATCCATCCATGGCTGGACAAAAGGACGTGGAGTCTCTACGTGTTGGTTTGTTGCACTGATACCTTCCTACATGCGCATGGTAGTGTATGTTGCTGTTCTCCTCCCAACAATTCTCTAAAGCAGAAGATAGGCCTGGAAGGTGGATTGGTCTCTGACAGAGGGACTCAAGGAGAGGTTCATTGCTGTGTAGGACAGGAAGCTTCAATGTCCAGATGTTGGACTCCAGGTCTCATTATCCCCAGCCTGCCTTGCCAATGGCTTGGGCATTGTGTTTGTTAACAGCTAGAGAGTCAAGTTCCCCAGTCTTGCCTTAGACTAAGGTAATTTGCAGACACTTCTCAGGCTGTTAAATATATTTTGCAGTAGTCCCCCAAATTGTCAGTGTTTGTAAGAATCTAAaagtttgtttaagacacttcaAAATACTGTCATGCTATGCTTTGTTATGATTTGTTATGGGATGGGATGAGATGACACTATGCCATTGAATTATTTTTAGTGGGGTTTAACCTGGGTCTCTTTCTTCCTCACCCCACCCACCACACCTTACTGGTCTTGTTAACAGGAGACTCctgctttgtttttctgttgtCACAGAGGGAGGAAGTTCAGGAGAAGAGAGAGCAGCTGGCAGAAGCGAAGGCAGCTACTGCTGCTATGGATGCCAACCGGAAGCGCTTTCTAGAATGTGAAATGAATGATGCAATAGAACTAGCCTTAAAACTCCAGGACGAAGATGGCTATTTTGGTGAGCGGATAAGCCTTCTGCACGCGGTTAGcctgtttatttaagacactagTAATGTATAGATCTCAGTGTGGTGCGTACACAAAAATTAAAACCTGTAAATTTGACAGGGCAGAAAAATGcaagcacaaacacacaaaccaaCTTGAAAAGAGAAGGCTGCATCCAGCGTAGCACAAGTAGACCTTTCGCTTTCTCTTCCAGAGCAAATAAGGGGGTTGTACAAGTGGCTGCAGGGACATGGGAGACTGTTTGGCTGATGGTACTTATATTTCCTGTAGACAATGGAATGCAACCTAGAATAAGCTATAGAACAGAATTATCAATATGTAAAAGGTCCTGAAAGCATTGAAAAGATAACAGACCAGGCAGATCTTTTACCCTCTTAATCCAAAGGAGAGTTTCCTCCTTGTGGCTGGAACCGTCCCGAGTGTGTGGTGTCTCCAGGCTCAGGACCAGAGGACATCCACTCcagtggagtgttgggagagtgagaacagacaaaagaaaacatttatttacctagcgtgtggttagtctgtggaaccccttgccacaggatggtgtggtgatggcatctggcatagaggccttgaaaaggggattgagtagattcctggaggaaaagtccatcgcagctgatgagccatgatggggattataatctccaggtttaaaaagAAGGTACCTTAAAATGCCAGATTCAGGGgaagaggggtatcaggagacagctatctagtggtctcgtgtgctcccagaggcatctggtggggccactgtgagatacagggagctggactagatgggcccttggcctgatccagcagggctcctttTATGTTTCAGTGTTCTAAATAACCACTTGCTGTACAGTTAGGAACTACTATGGAATAAAGGCCACAGTATTGATCTTTGGCTGGGCATATCAGAGTTTCAATCCTCAGTCAATCGTAAGGTCATTGAGTGGTTGAATCAGAATTTAGCAGAATTATTCTTAGAATAAAGTCAGATAACCTTCCCTTCACACCACTCTAAGTACGCTGGAGAAAGGGAGAACAAACCGGATAAATAACTAAAGATAATATACTGTGTATTTTGTGTGCCTGTTTATCTGTCTTGCCATCATTCCTTCCTTTGATCTAATGCAGGATTGGGGAACCTTTGGACATCCAGATACCGTTGCTGA
This sequence is a window from Pogona vitticeps strain Pit_001003342236 chromosome 4, PviZW2.1, whole genome shotgun sequence. Protein-coding genes within it:
- the TBC1D31 gene encoding TBC1 domain family member 31; translation: MQSSDLGNKEEGKIWHRKPSPAAQQGVIVNIIHSTTGYHSKTIRFLNVAFDSSGDSLLAGDHQGNIYVFDLVGNRFSLVQRTAQASTALAFNLRRKTEFLVALADYSIKCFDTDTKELVSWMRGHDSSVSSVSVHGSGRYAITSSADTAQLWDLDTFQRKRKLNVRQSVGIQKVFFLPLSNTILSCFKDNSVFAWEFDTLRCKYQLPSPIEGSALRYKVFAVTRDGRVLAAGGKSNHLHLWCLESKQLLRIIQMPTKVRTIRHLEFLPDSFDGGSNQVLGLLSQDNILRFINIQTCKLLFDVGSHEEGISTVAFSPNGRYIAAVMENGSLTVYSVQALTQELNKPPPPLFKAIEDTSRSKFDTAKLPMRVTSRVPERPWKSKGGKIQTKVLRPQPDMSHEDKENELPEGLNKKRLQALLKGFGEYPAKYRMFIWRSLLHLPENHLAFSSLLDKGTHSAFVHLQSEYPIKSRKLLRVLQRTLSALAHWSTIFGEMPYIPLLAFPFVKLFQNNQLICFEVVATVIVNWCQHWFEFFPNPPINVLSMVENILAHHDKELLQHFMNYNITSQVYAWPLLETMFSEVLTREEWLKMFDNVFSNHPAYFLMVVAAYVICSRAPLLQCNQKEDFEYFFHHRNNLDVSVVIKEAYHLMNCTPAEIHPRHMLEDFVPLTKGQYPIFNKYPKFIVDYQSQERERIRQDEIEYLRERQLVHEMEAKAIERRVEDDAWYRNQELLHEAEEQRRKILLKEEEKLAEQRRRLAAVKRELKVKELQLLEAARRRFLKYQQDQREVELKRLDDEIARKALMREEETAATVQDVEVRQMELESQRRLFEQKLVKEQEATTREVKEELDTSRRKADLEERLVQRLIEADQDGEQRAQQMVEECLAKASQEQIDTDWQTQALRKQRLDDMDREVHYREIAKLLHESRATEAGLLDAMKAEEARKREEVQEKREQLAEAKAATAAMDANRKRFLECEMNDAIELALKLQDEDGYFERLRDLRASHPQQRLESRQASVKAPSHPGNVCLNDSSGRDSSSRFSLNRGRQDLENRERELMAEVRQLRQKLMSQARAKQAPPVDAQWSS